From Deinococcus taeanensis, one genomic window encodes:
- a CDS encoding imelysin family protein — protein sequence MFRPALLTAALTLGAAQAADLSGVRTYLDRHLSTQASGTAALQAAADTYYTAAQKVNFDYRALARDPGVRQTLQRARAGWQKASPAYETIEGIVAGVSVLADFDVNLDAGTSSGEDAVTFDLTLPNGKVLKKPGNLFGVNEGTLWGTVRTYSSGVPFDVNGNGRIDFGDQLPDAGVLKAAATALHTQTLALQKAARAWTPTRSDVFGALVGNVPTVGPVFFEDWKSSPFVLGAKSARQDFVVISRLQDLQGNVASWQAMYTGLSADVRGRSATLDAQIRSGLTELAAFVNKLNAREQARRYTPEQAEQLQKEAQNRATVITGRLTQAAALLGVKVQ from the coding sequence ATGTTCCGCCCTGCCCTCCTCACCGCCGCCCTGACCCTCGGCGCCGCCCAGGCCGCCGACCTCAGCGGCGTCCGCACCTACCTTGACCGTCACCTCAGCACCCAGGCGAGCGGCACCGCGGCCCTTCAGGCGGCCGCCGACACGTATTACACCGCTGCGCAGAAAGTGAACTTCGACTACCGCGCCCTGGCCAGGGACCCCGGGGTGCGCCAGACCCTGCAGCGCGCCCGCGCCGGGTGGCAGAAAGCCAGCCCCGCCTACGAGACCATTGAGGGCATCGTGGCCGGCGTGAGCGTCCTGGCCGACTTTGACGTGAACCTCGACGCGGGCACCAGCAGCGGTGAGGACGCCGTGACCTTCGACCTGACCCTTCCCAACGGCAAGGTGCTGAAAAAACCCGGCAACCTCTTCGGCGTGAACGAGGGCACCCTGTGGGGCACCGTCAGGACCTACAGCAGCGGCGTGCCTTTCGACGTGAACGGCAACGGCCGCATCGATTTCGGGGACCAGCTGCCCGACGCGGGCGTCCTCAAGGCTGCGGCCACCGCCCTGCACACCCAGACGCTGGCCCTTCAGAAAGCGGCGCGCGCCTGGACGCCCACCCGCAGCGACGTGTTCGGCGCGCTGGTCGGGAACGTCCCTACCGTCGGCCCGGTGTTCTTCGAGGACTGGAAGAGCAGTCCCTTCGTGCTGGGGGCCAAAAGCGCCCGCCAGGACTTCGTGGTGATCTCCCGCCTGCAGGACCTGCAGGGCAACGTGGCCTCCTGGCAGGCCATGTACACCGGCCTGAGCGCCGATGTGCGCGGCCGGAGTGCCACGCTCGACGCCCAGATCCGCTCCGGCCTCACGGAACTTGCGGCCTTCGTGAACAAACTCAACGCGCGGGAACAGGCGCGCCGGTACACGCCCGAGCAGGCCGAGCAACTCCAGAAGGAAGCGCAGAACCGCGCGACGGTCATCACCGGCCGCCTGACCCAGGCTGCCGCGCTGCTGGGCGTCAAGGTTCAGTGA
- a CDS encoding FTR1 family iron permease, whose translation MRARVLSLIAAALTGSAAAADLATPAETLRARLADAALEVSFDPAEAARLVREASGAWQTVRDPWRAAAPAEAEAVSAALLSAEQAAARGDEPGLARARAQAWTALLGGAQRGLEGAVLGGRVNEARDWLAAREYRVASSLTRLNADATTALEDLAAGRVTPQAALETVRSDTLDGYQARLQDALRELQFSQSRGFRTLAAEQAALAQGYFTLLAPAYAQQRGAAARRAVQAQLAALPGSLPQVNAALGGFRAAPLSEREVGARAAQVTRFLSLVPVEYARGVQRSGERTLVTQEVELHEARTFLNGARAALADLAPLIPDAAQSRGLSAGFAALNEHLTPEALEQAVPSTDALSAEVNALLAQVRAAFPPAWQQARPDADLDVIRTQLDAVVAAAASGDWAAAETARLDAYALLESGTEARIAVFNPDLKAALEGQIWNGTHPRGLATLIREHGSPAEFSETRAALTVTLREVGRILGTDVAPTAVATNAGIIVFREGLEAVLILAALMGSLRRGELVRLRRPMWLGAAAAFGATAVTWFVMQGALSLLGRYGEKLEAVVSVIAIGVLLLIMNWFFHQVYWTDRMAAFQKHKHELTRGGAAQAMRAQWIGLAVLGFTSIYREGFETVLFLQSLVLQAGPGAVLGGTAAGLAAVLGVGLLVFMWQAKLPMKKLLVWTGVLIAAVLGVMVGNTVHTLQLVGWLPVHPLPLDLPAGLGLWLGLHATWEGVILQGLALVAVVGSFFAAEALKERELAQRRQQNAAVNAGN comes from the coding sequence ATGCGCGCCCGGGTCCTGAGCCTGATCGCCGCGGCCCTCACGGGCAGCGCGGCGGCGGCTGACCTCGCCACGCCGGCCGAAACGCTGCGTGCCCGGCTGGCCGACGCCGCGCTGGAAGTCAGCTTCGATCCGGCTGAGGCGGCCCGGCTGGTGCGCGAAGCCAGTGGCGCGTGGCAGACCGTGCGTGACCCCTGGCGCGCCGCCGCGCCGGCCGAGGCTGAGGCAGTCAGCGCGGCGCTTCTGAGCGCCGAGCAGGCCGCGGCACGCGGTGACGAACCCGGCCTGGCGCGCGCGCGCGCCCAGGCCTGGACGGCGCTGCTCGGCGGCGCGCAGCGCGGCCTGGAAGGCGCGGTGCTGGGCGGGCGCGTCAATGAGGCCCGCGACTGGCTGGCGGCGCGCGAGTACCGCGTGGCGAGCAGCCTCACGCGCCTGAACGCCGACGCCACCACCGCACTGGAGGACCTCGCGGCCGGGCGCGTCACGCCGCAGGCGGCGCTGGAGACCGTGCGGTCTGACACGCTCGACGGCTACCAGGCGCGCCTGCAGGACGCCCTGCGTGAACTGCAGTTCAGTCAGTCGCGCGGCTTCCGCACCCTGGCGGCCGAGCAGGCGGCGCTGGCGCAGGGGTACTTCACCCTGCTCGCCCCCGCCTACGCCCAGCAGCGCGGCGCAGCCGCCCGCCGCGCCGTGCAGGCGCAGCTCGCGGCGCTGCCCGGCAGCCTCCCTCAGGTGAACGCTGCACTCGGCGGCTTCCGCGCCGCCCCGCTGAGCGAGCGGGAGGTTGGCGCGCGCGCCGCGCAGGTCACGCGGTTCCTGTCACTGGTGCCCGTGGAGTACGCCCGCGGCGTTCAGCGCAGCGGTGAGCGCACGCTCGTCACGCAGGAGGTCGAACTTCACGAGGCCCGCACCTTCCTGAACGGCGCCCGCGCCGCCCTGGCGGACCTCGCGCCCCTGATCCCCGACGCCGCGCAGTCCCGCGGGCTGAGCGCCGGTTTCGCGGCCCTGAACGAACACCTCACGCCCGAAGCCCTCGAGCAGGCCGTGCCCTCCACGGACGCCCTGAGCGCTGAAGTGAACGCGCTGCTCGCCCAGGTGCGCGCGGCGTTCCCGCCCGCCTGGCAGCAGGCCCGGCCCGATGCCGATCTCGACGTGATCCGCACGCAGCTCGACGCCGTGGTGGCCGCCGCCGCCAGCGGCGACTGGGCGGCGGCCGAAACGGCCCGCCTGGACGCGTACGCGCTGCTCGAGAGTGGCACGGAGGCGCGCATCGCCGTGTTTAACCCGGACCTGAAAGCGGCACTTGAAGGGCAGATCTGGAACGGCACCCACCCGCGTGGCCTGGCCACGCTGATCCGTGAGCACGGCAGTCCCGCCGAGTTCAGCGAAACCCGCGCGGCCCTGACCGTCACGCTGCGCGAGGTCGGCCGGATTCTCGGCACGGACGTGGCCCCCACCGCGGTGGCCACGAACGCCGGCATCATCGTGTTCCGCGAGGGGCTCGAGGCGGTGCTGATCCTGGCGGCCCTAATGGGCAGCCTGCGCAGGGGAGAACTGGTGCGCCTGCGCCGCCCGATGTGGCTGGGCGCCGCCGCGGCGTTCGGCGCGACGGCCGTTACGTGGTTCGTGATGCAGGGCGCGCTGTCGCTGCTGGGCCGCTACGGCGAGAAACTCGAGGCGGTGGTCAGCGTGATCGCCATCGGCGTGCTGCTGCTGATCATGAACTGGTTCTTCCATCAGGTGTACTGGACCGACCGCATGGCGGCGTTCCAGAAGCACAAGCACGAACTCACGCGCGGCGGGGCGGCGCAGGCCATGCGCGCGCAATGGATCGGCCTGGCCGTGCTGGGCTTCACCAGCATCTACCGCGAAGGCTTCGAGACGGTGCTGTTCCTGCAGTCGCTGGTGCTGCAGGCCGGGCCGGGCGCGGTGCTGGGCGGCACGGCCGCGGGGCTCGCCGCGGTGCTCGGCGTCGGCCTGCTGGTGTTCATGTGGCAGGCGAAACTGCCCATGAAGAAGCTCCTGGTCTGGACGGGCGTCCTGATCGCCGCGGTGCTGGGGGTCATGGTGGGCAACACCGTGCACACCCTGCAGCTGGTGGGCTGGCTGCCGGTACACCCGCTGCCGCTGGACCTGCCGGCCGGGCTGGGCCTGTGGCTGGGCCTGCACGCCACGTGGGAAGGCGTGATTCTTCAGGGGCTTGCCCTCGTGGCCGTCGTGGGGTCCTTCTTCGCGGCGGAAGCCCTGAAGGAACGTGAACTGGCGCAGCGCCGCCAGCAGAACGCCGCAGTGAACGCCGGCAACTGA
- a CDS encoding GAF domain-containing protein — MSGAPVPASDSERLMALAYYGILDTPPEPQFDRITRLAAHILGTPVATINFVDQFRQWSKSSVGLPNLNAPRQDSFCAWTILDDQPFVIEDASADPRFRNNPLVTGDPHIHMYAGAPLIMPSGQRIGTLCVTDHRPHPVNDRDLQVLKDLADMVVTELELRAYQQRLSLSLEAQREHSQELQRTLQQASVLDGVSQLVELNLDVPDTLLAVAGLLGDALDADHAGLITVHDHDLQIKLGHVHPRAAASLPELSARAPAAARRLALHRLSLPRFIDDLSHYAAQRGQTVSADVAQAAVIPVGSDPTATYLLFATRLRDHAVPGWRGRDRNLLEAAGRTVRAMLDRRLAAEYIRHDALTGVLNRRSLDQDLNDMTEMPFTLTLLGLDGLRDVNDLEGHSQGDKLLRIFGAALAAELDTVGRVYRYTGDQFVLLTDPTTEDRLMEYVDTALLATRQVSPLVGVSAGTVQSSEPVRDTLLLTAEARLAGARQRRAERLHA, encoded by the coding sequence ATGAGTGGCGCACCCGTACCGGCCTCCGACTCCGAGCGGCTAATGGCCCTGGCCTATTACGGCATCCTCGACACGCCTCCAGAACCGCAGTTCGACCGCATCACGCGCCTCGCGGCGCACATCCTGGGGACCCCCGTTGCCACGATCAACTTCGTCGACCAGTTCCGGCAGTGGAGCAAATCCAGCGTCGGCCTGCCCAACCTCAACGCACCCCGCCAGGATTCTTTCTGCGCCTGGACGATCCTGGACGATCAGCCGTTTGTGATTGAGGACGCCAGCGCCGACCCCCGCTTCCGGAACAACCCGCTGGTGACCGGCGACCCTCACATTCACATGTACGCCGGCGCGCCCCTGATCATGCCCAGCGGGCAGCGCATCGGCACGCTGTGCGTCACCGACCACCGCCCACACCCCGTCAACGACCGGGACCTGCAGGTCCTCAAGGACCTTGCCGACATGGTCGTCACCGAACTGGAACTCCGCGCCTACCAGCAGCGTCTGAGCCTGTCCCTGGAGGCCCAGCGTGAACACAGCCAGGAACTTCAGCGCACCCTGCAGCAGGCCAGCGTGCTGGACGGCGTCTCCCAGCTGGTGGAGCTGAACCTGGACGTCCCGGACACCCTGCTCGCCGTTGCCGGGCTGCTCGGCGACGCGCTCGACGCCGATCACGCCGGCCTGATCACCGTGCACGATCACGACCTGCAGATCAAGCTGGGGCACGTGCACCCCCGCGCCGCCGCGAGCCTTCCAGAGCTCTCGGCTCGCGCCCCTGCCGCCGCGAGACGCCTCGCCCTGCACCGCCTGAGCCTCCCGCGCTTCATCGACGATCTCAGCCACTACGCCGCGCAGCGCGGCCAGACGGTCAGCGCCGACGTGGCCCAGGCGGCGGTCATCCCGGTCGGCAGTGACCCCACCGCCACCTACCTGCTGTTCGCCACGCGCCTGCGCGACCACGCGGTACCCGGCTGGCGCGGCCGGGACCGCAACCTGCTGGAAGCAGCCGGCCGCACCGTGCGCGCCATGCTCGACCGGCGCCTCGCGGCCGAGTACATCCGGCATGACGCACTGACCGGCGTGCTGAACCGCCGCTCACTGGATCAGGACCTGAACGACATGACCGAAATGCCCTTCACGCTCACCCTGCTGGGCCTGGACGGGCTGCGGGACGTGAATGACCTTGAGGGGCACTCGCAGGGCGACAAGCTGCTGCGCATCTTCGGCGCGGCGCTGGCCGCCGAACTCGACACGGTGGGCCGGGTGTACCGCTACACCGGCGATCAGTTCGTTCTGCTCACCGACCCCACCACCGAAGACCGCCTGATGGAGTACGTGGACACGGCCCTGCTGGCCACGCGGCAGGTCAGCCCGCTCGTGGGCGTGAGCGCCGGGACCGTCCAGAGCAGTGAGCCCGTGCGCGACACGCTGCTGCTGACTGCCGAGGCGCGTCTCGCGGGCGCACGGCAACGCCGCGCAGAGCGCCTGCACGCCTGA
- a CDS encoding ABC transporter permease, whose amino-acid sequence MTAFLLLPTLVLLQRGLSASFLETLRSPAVLDALRVSLWTTGVTVLLTVLAGTPVAYLLARRDFPGRAVLDTLLDLPVVLPPVVAGLGLLLTFGRSGLLGPGLELAGVSLAFSPAAVVLAQLFTAAPFYLRAAKAGFGAVDRDVERAALTDGAGRWQAFRHVTWPLAFPFLLEGLVLTWARALGEFGATILFAGSLQGRTRTITLTIYGALESDLGPALVLSAVMVTFAFAVLLTVRVLAARRAGQ is encoded by the coding sequence ATGACCGCCTTCCTGCTGCTGCCCACCCTGGTGCTGCTGCAGCGCGGCCTGAGCGCCTCGTTCCTGGAGACGCTGCGCTCACCGGCCGTGCTGGACGCGCTGCGCGTGAGCCTCTGGACGACCGGCGTGACCGTCCTGCTGACCGTCCTGGCCGGCACGCCCGTGGCGTACCTGCTGGCCCGCCGGGACTTTCCCGGCCGGGCGGTCCTGGACACCCTGCTGGACCTGCCGGTGGTGCTGCCGCCCGTGGTGGCCGGCCTGGGGCTGCTGCTGACCTTCGGGCGCAGCGGTCTGCTCGGGCCGGGCCTGGAGCTGGCCGGCGTGAGTCTGGCGTTCTCGCCGGCGGCGGTGGTGCTCGCGCAGCTGTTCACGGCCGCGCCGTTCTACCTGAGGGCGGCGAAAGCCGGGTTCGGGGCCGTGGACCGGGATGTGGAGCGCGCGGCGCTGACGGACGGCGCGGGCCGCTGGCAGGCGTTCCGGCACGTGACGTGGCCGCTGGCCTTTCCGTTTCTCCTTGAGGGCCTGGTGCTCACCTGGGCCCGGGCGCTCGGGGAGTTCGGGGCGACGATTCTGTTTGCCGGGTCGCTGCAGGGCCGCACGCGCACGATCACCCTCACGATCTACGGCGCGCTGGAAAGCGATCTCGGGCCGGCGCTGGTGCTGTCGGCCGTGATGGTGACCTTCGCGTTCGCGGTGCTGCTCACGGTGCGCGTGCTCGCGGCGCGGCGGGCCGGGCAGTAG
- a CDS encoding EAL domain-containing protein translates to MLAPSATPSAAAETRQRLDLLLTRADPLVVSDVAAAQRLLLEAHTLACTLGDVAAQAQALVLLGGTYVFTSQLPAALNTYHEAHAAARSAGSAALEARAVNGLGLASMMLGEYGAAMEHYLTSLRIAQQHGDDLGHARTLGNIGTIHTELGDHELALQAFRQVQTLAEQAGHAVIHSSGTVNLAFGLAGLGRYAEALQVAEEHLPRIRALGLRQHEVALYVSVMTCLVETGDWAGARELGNRALPLAAEVGDLEVLAQLRTSYGRVLAQAGDEAGAETQFRQALTLAQNHGLKPQERGALQHLSELCARRQDWQAAFEYSQAHHQLERTLHTRDTDRRTQVLSVQMQVDLLRREAQLHKSEAELGQLRSQELARANSALQEARDHLAYRASHDPLTGLANRSCFLDEAPRLLAQLGDTLLGVLFIDLDRFKQINDTLGHDAGDELLKEVGVRLRQVVRAGDLVARMGGDEFTLLLPGLRAPEDAEHVAHKVLQALSRPFPLYGYELYVTASIGVTIGPLDGTDITTLQKHADVAMYRAKADGKNGVRTFTSRMAEETSERVVLERDLREGLRRGEFLLHYQPQYHALSGRLLGFEALVRWQHPTQGVISPARFIPVAEDSELIVPLGQWVLREACLQASRWRANERAFTVSVNVSALQFRQPDFVQQVEAALHETGLHPQQLILELTETAVLRDVSTAVRHLMTLRALGVGVALDDFGTGHSSLSLLHQLPLDHLKIDRSFISSDAESSAHTESSWALVDVMVTLAHRLGLRVTAEGVETSTQRDRLHALGCDILQGFLLSRPLPADQAQSLLDRS, encoded by the coding sequence GTGCTTGCCCCCAGCGCCACTCCCTCCGCCGCTGCCGAAACGCGTCAGCGTCTCGACCTGCTGCTGACCCGCGCGGACCCGCTGGTCGTGTCAGACGTGGCGGCCGCGCAGCGCCTGCTGCTGGAAGCGCATACCCTGGCCTGCACGCTCGGTGACGTGGCCGCCCAGGCGCAGGCCCTGGTGCTGCTGGGCGGCACCTACGTCTTTACCTCGCAGCTGCCGGCCGCCCTGAACACCTACCATGAGGCGCACGCCGCCGCGCGCAGCGCCGGGTCAGCTGCGCTGGAGGCCCGCGCCGTGAACGGCCTCGGGCTGGCGAGCATGATGCTCGGGGAGTACGGCGCGGCCATGGAACACTATCTGACCAGCCTGCGGATCGCCCAGCAGCACGGCGACGACCTGGGGCATGCCCGCACGCTGGGCAACATCGGGACCATTCACACGGAACTCGGCGACCATGAGCTGGCGCTGCAGGCCTTCAGGCAGGTGCAGACACTCGCTGAGCAGGCCGGACACGCGGTGATCCACTCGAGCGGCACCGTCAACCTGGCGTTCGGCCTCGCGGGCCTCGGCCGGTACGCAGAGGCCCTGCAGGTGGCCGAGGAGCACCTGCCCCGCATCAGGGCGCTGGGCCTGCGCCAGCACGAGGTGGCGCTGTACGTGAGCGTGATGACCTGCCTCGTGGAAACCGGTGACTGGGCCGGTGCCCGGGAGCTCGGCAACCGCGCGCTCCCTCTGGCCGCCGAGGTGGGTGACCTTGAGGTTCTGGCGCAGCTGCGGACCAGCTACGGCCGGGTTCTCGCCCAGGCGGGTGACGAGGCTGGGGCCGAGACGCAGTTCCGTCAGGCGCTCACGCTGGCGCAGAACCACGGCCTGAAACCTCAGGAACGCGGCGCCCTTCAGCACCTGAGCGAGCTGTGCGCCCGGCGGCAGGACTGGCAGGCCGCCTTTGAGTACTCGCAGGCCCATCATCAGCTGGAGCGTACCCTGCACACCCGCGACACCGACCGCCGCACCCAGGTGCTGAGCGTGCAGATGCAGGTGGATCTCCTCCGGCGTGAAGCGCAGCTGCACAAAAGCGAAGCGGAACTCGGGCAGCTGCGCAGCCAGGAGCTCGCCCGCGCAAATTCCGCCCTGCAGGAGGCGCGCGATCACCTCGCGTACCGCGCCTCGCACGATCCCCTGACCGGGCTGGCGAACCGGTCGTGTTTCCTGGACGAAGCGCCCCGGCTCCTCGCCCAGCTGGGCGACACCCTCCTCGGGGTCCTGTTCATTGACCTGGACCGTTTCAAGCAGATCAACGACACCCTCGGTCACGACGCCGGCGACGAACTCCTCAAGGAGGTCGGGGTGCGCCTGCGTCAGGTGGTGCGGGCCGGTGACCTTGTCGCCCGCATGGGCGGCGACGAGTTCACGCTCCTGCTCCCTGGCCTGCGTGCCCCTGAGGACGCAGAACACGTCGCGCACAAGGTGCTGCAGGCCCTGTCCCGGCCCTTTCCCCTGTACGGGTACGAACTGTACGTGACCGCCTCCATCGGCGTAACGATCGGCCCCCTCGACGGGACGGACATCACCACCCTCCAGAAGCACGCGGACGTCGCCATGTACCGGGCGAAGGCCGACGGCAAGAACGGTGTGCGCACCTTCACGTCGCGCATGGCTGAGGAAACCAGTGAACGCGTTGTCCTGGAGCGCGACCTGCGCGAAGGGCTGCGCCGCGGCGAATTCCTGCTGCATTACCAGCCGCAGTACCACGCCCTCTCCGGGCGGCTCCTGGGCTTCGAGGCGCTGGTCCGCTGGCAGCACCCCACACAGGGCGTCATTTCCCCGGCGCGGTTCATCCCGGTGGCTGAGGACAGCGAGCTGATCGTCCCGCTCGGCCAGTGGGTGCTGCGTGAGGCCTGCTTGCAGGCCTCACGCTGGCGAGCCAACGAGCGGGCCTTCACGGTCAGCGTGAACGTGAGCGCCCTGCAGTTCCGTCAGCCCGACTTCGTGCAGCAGGTGGAAGCGGCGCTCCACGAGACCGGCCTGCACCCACAGCAGCTCATCCTGGAACTCACCGAGACGGCCGTTCTGCGCGACGTCAGCACCGCCGTCCGGCACCTCATGACGCTGCGCGCTCTGGGCGTCGGCGTGGCGCTGGACGACTTCGGCACCGGGCACAGCAGCCTGAGCCTGCTTCACCAGCTGCCGCTGGACCACCTGAAGATAGACCGCTCGTTCATCAGCAGCGACGCCGAAAGCAGCGCACACACGGAGTCCTCCTGGGCCCTGGTCGACGTCATGGTGACCCTCGCGCACCGCCTGGGCCTGCGCGTGACGGCTGAAGGTGTGGAAACCAGCACCCAACGCGACCGCCTGCACGCCCTGGGGTGCGATATCCTCCAGGGGTTCCTGCTCTCCAGACCCCTGCCGGCCGATCAGGCCCAGAGCCTGCTGGACCGGTCCTGA
- a CDS encoding substrate-binding domain-containing protein — MTRSPERPGLHCHLRERREAAGHTAAALARAVGISRQALHRIEQGSAVPGTLLALQLSAILNCRVEDLFELRGALVSAQASGPLPAGTRVRLAQVDDTLRALPLRGTQGLHAPADGVVRGARGPALDVQLLTALDRAAQTAVIAGCDPALGLLCSRVGGDVRAAWQPGASLDALRAAARGEAHAAGLHLNDPRGAPSHAQVVAAELPGAALFTLWQTDQGLLVAPGNPHGVLGAADLARPELRLVTRAPGAGGRVLLEAWLAQAGLDVPARAARHAAATPAATPLDAADLVAQGRADVAPGPRSAARACSLDFLPLHTEQFDLAVPQRHLAHPGVQAVLAAAKTESFQQDLRSLGGYDPAGAGTRVEVHA; from the coding sequence ATGACCCGTTCTCCCGAAAGGCCTGGCCTGCACTGTCACCTGCGCGAGCGCCGCGAGGCAGCCGGGCACACCGCGGCGGCCCTGGCCCGCGCGGTCGGCATCTCCCGGCAGGCGCTGCACCGCATTGAGCAGGGGTCAGCGGTGCCCGGAACGCTGCTGGCGCTGCAGCTGTCCGCCATTCTCAACTGCCGCGTGGAAGATCTGTTCGAACTGCGCGGCGCCCTCGTGTCCGCTCAGGCCAGTGGTCCCCTGCCCGCCGGTACCCGGGTGCGGCTGGCCCAGGTGGACGACACGCTGCGCGCCCTGCCGCTGCGCGGCACGCAGGGCCTCCATGCCCCCGCGGACGGCGTGGTCCGGGGCGCGCGCGGCCCGGCCCTGGACGTGCAACTCCTCACCGCCCTGGACCGGGCCGCGCAGACCGCGGTCATTGCGGGCTGCGACCCGGCGCTGGGACTGCTGTGCAGCCGCGTGGGAGGCGACGTCCGGGCCGCGTGGCAGCCTGGGGCCAGCCTGGACGCGCTGCGCGCCGCGGCGCGCGGCGAGGCGCATGCCGCGGGACTGCATCTCAACGACCCACGCGGCGCGCCCAGTCACGCGCAGGTCGTCGCGGCCGAGCTGCCCGGCGCGGCGCTGTTCACGTTGTGGCAGACCGACCAGGGCCTCCTGGTGGCGCCCGGCAACCCGCACGGCGTGCTGGGCGCCGCGGACCTGGCCCGGCCGGAGCTGCGCCTGGTCACCCGCGCGCCCGGGGCCGGCGGGCGGGTCCTGCTGGAGGCGTGGCTGGCACAGGCGGGCCTGGACGTCCCCGCCCGCGCGGCCCGGCACGCCGCGGCCACGCCGGCCGCCACTCCACTCGACGCCGCCGACCTCGTGGCGCAGGGCAGGGCGGACGTTGCCCCGGGGCCGCGGTCGGCGGCGCGGGCCTGCAGCCTGGACTTCCTGCCCCTGCACACCGAGCAGTTCGATCTGGCGGTGCCCCAGCGGCACCTGGCCCACCCGGGCGTGCAGGCCGTGCTGGCCGCAGCGAAAACCGAGTCGTTCCAGCAAGACCTGCGCAGCCTCGGCGGGTACGATCCGGCCGGGGCGGGCACACGAGTGGAGGTTCACGCATGA
- the modA gene encoding molybdate ABC transporter substrate-binding protein yields the protein MMTLPRAAALLAASLLPVAGAASLTVFAASSLTDAFTEIGRTFDARTGHRTTFQFAGSQVLRTQLENGARADVFASANDAQFTPLLGRLIGSRDVFTRNRLTVIARAAPGPVNSLRDLAAPGVRLVLAAPAVPAGEYTRRMLSAVDRAGTYGPAFADRTLKNVVSEESNVRQAALKVSLGEADAAVVYVSDVTPALKRRVRVIALPSRFNQSAAYPVGVLTGSGSPDAARAFVAFLKGREAQGILRRWGFLSP from the coding sequence ATGATGACCCTGCCCCGCGCCGCGGCGCTGCTCGCTGCATCTCTGCTGCCCGTCGCCGGCGCCGCCTCCCTGACGGTGTTCGCGGCGTCCTCGCTGACAGACGCGTTCACGGAAATCGGCCGGACGTTCGATGCCCGGACCGGGCACCGCACGACCTTTCAGTTCGCGGGCTCGCAGGTGCTGCGCACCCAGCTGGAAAATGGCGCGCGGGCCGACGTGTTCGCCAGTGCGAACGACGCGCAGTTCACGCCGCTCCTGGGGCGCCTGATCGGCAGCCGCGACGTGTTCACCCGCAACCGCCTGACCGTGATCGCCCGGGCCGCCCCGGGACCCGTCAACAGCCTGCGGGACCTCGCGGCGCCGGGCGTGCGGCTGGTGCTGGCCGCGCCGGCCGTACCGGCCGGCGAGTACACGCGGCGCATGCTGAGTGCCGTAGACCGCGCCGGCACGTACGGCCCGGCGTTCGCGGACCGCACGCTGAAAAACGTGGTCAGCGAGGAAAGCAACGTGCGGCAGGCGGCGCTGAAGGTCAGTCTGGGCGAGGCGGACGCGGCCGTTGTGTACGTCAGTGACGTGACGCCCGCCCTGAAACGCCGGGTGCGCGTCATCGCGCTGCCCAGCCGGTTCAACCAGAGTGCCGCGTACCCGGTGGGGGTCCTGACCGGGAGCGGCAGTCCGGACGCGGCGCGTGCGTTCGTGGCCTTCCTGAAGGGCCGGGAGGCTCAGGGGATTTTGCGCCGCTGGGGGTTCCTGAGCCCGTGA